In the genome of Streptomyces sp. SAI-127, the window GACCGCACCACCGAGGGAGCGGAAGAAGGTGACCGTCGAGCTGGCCGAGCCGAGGTCGCTCGGGTCGACCTGGTTCTGCGTGCACAGCACCAGGTTCTGCATCATCATGCCGATGCCGAGACCCAGCAGGGCCATGAAGATGGCCATCTTCCAGTAGTCCGTGTCGTACGTGCTGGTGCCGAGCAGACCCAGGCCGGCCGTCACCAGCACGCCACCGCTCACCAGCCACGCCTTCCAGCGTCCGGTGCGGGTGATGAACTGCCCGGAGACGGTGGAGGAGACGAACAGACCACCGATCATCGGGATGGTCATCACACCCGACATCGTCGGGGACTTGTCGCGGGCCAGCTGGAAGTACTGGCTGAAGAAGACCGTGCCGGTGAACATCGCGACACCGACGAACAGCGAGGCCAGCGACGCGAGCGTGATGGTGCGGTTCCTGAACAGGCGCAGCGGGATGATCGGCTCGCGCACCTTGGACTCGACCAGCACGAACACCAGACCGAGGACGATCGAACCACCGACCATCGCGTACGTCTGCCAGGAGACCCAGTCGTACTTGTCACCGGCGAAGGTGACCCAGACCAGCAGCAGCGAGACGGCGGCGGCGATGAAGAACGCGCCGCCCCAGTCGACCTTCACGTCCCGCTTCACGACCGGCAGGTGCAGGGTCTTCTGCAGCACGATCAGCGCGAGGACGGCGAAGGGGACGCCGACGTAGAAGCACCAGCGCCAGCCCAGCCACGAGGTGTCGGTGATGACACCGCCGAGCAGCGGGCCGCCGACGGTGGCGACGGCGAAGGTCGCGCCGAGGTAGCCGGAGTAACGGCCGCGCTCGCGCGGGGAGATCATCGCCGCCATGACGATCTGCGCGAGGGCGGACAGACCGCCGACGCCGATGCCCTGGACGACACGGCAGGCGATCAGCATGCCGGCGTTCTGCGAGAGACCCGCCGCCGCGGAGCCCAGGACGTAGATGACCAGGGCTATCTGGACGAGCGCCTTCTTGCTGTAGAGGTCGGCGAGCTTGCCCCACAGGGGAGTGGCCGCGGTCATCGACAGCAGGGCGGCGGTGACGACCCAGGTGTAGGCGGACTGGCCGCCGCCCAGGTCGCTGATGATGTGCGGGAGGGCGTTGGTGACGATCGTGGACGACAGGATCGCCACGAACATGCCGAGCAGCAGGCCGGAGATGGCCTCCATGATCTGCCGGTGCGTCATGGGGGCGTACTCGGTGGAGCCTCCCCCGTGCTTGGCGTGAGCCCGCACACCGGTTGGTGTGGTCGTAGCCATGGGCTTCCTTCTCTTACTGGGTGGTCGCGGGTGTACGGGTGATCTGTTCGAGTACGGGGGGTACGGGCGGCCGCGGTTCGGGGCCGTGCGCGCGGGTGTCGTCGAAGCTCGCCCGGAGGCGGGCCATCAGCGCGGTCAACTGGGCCACCTCGTCGTCGCTCCAGTCGCTCAGCCGTTCGGCGAGCAGCTGGCAGGTCCGACGGGACAGCTGGTCCAGGAGCGCCTGGCCGGCCGGGGTCAGCCGCAGGATGCGTGAGCGCTTGTCCGCCGGGTCGGGGGAGCGTTCGATCCAGCCGCGCTCGGCGACGTGCGCCACATGCCGGCTGGTCACGGACATGTCCACGGCGAGCAGCTCGGAGAGCCTGCTCATGCGCATGTCTCCGTAGCGCCCGAGCAGGGTCAGCACGGCGGCGGAACCGGAAGGGCACTCGGACGGCATCATCCGTCCGATCTCCCTCTTCACGGCGCCGAAGGCGCTGAACTGACGGATCAGCTCCTCGTAGCGCGTCTGCTCGGCCATCACACCTCCCGTATTCGTTGCTTAGGGCAACCATAGACGTGCTTGGTTGCTACAGGCAAATAAAACGGGGTGAGTGCGGCATAAAAACTTGGCAAAGGCAAGTATTGCGAACGTAAACCTGCGGGTGGGGGCCTGTACTACCCCCTTGAGCCCCGCACTTGGGCCCGGCTCCCGGATTCGCTAGGGTCTCTGGGCATGGCTGAGAACCAGGTCCCCCAGGGCAACCACGACCCCGCCGGCAGCACCCAGATGTTCCGCGCGTTCGTCGACGAGGGCCCGCAGGGCCGCCGGCAGCAGACCGCTCCCGCCGCTTCGGGCGGCCCGCGGATCGGCCTCATCATCGGCGTGGTGGTCGCAGTGGCGATCGTCGCGGCGGTGGCTTGGCTGGCGCTGAAGTAGCGGGTTGCCTCCGGCGGTTGGGCGGGTTTGCTGCGGGTTTGGTGGGGGCGGGCGTTGTGCGCAGTTCCCCGCGCCCCTGGGTGCCTGCGGCGGCCCGTTTCGGCTTCGGTGGGGGCGGGTGTAGCGCGTGGGGTTCGGTGGGTGGGTCGGGGCCGGGGTGGGGGGGTGTCCGTCCTCGGTCCGGCGGTTGCTGGTGCTTGGGCGGTGCTCGGTATCGGACGCCGGCCGCTGCGGGCGGACACCCCCCACCCCGTCCCCTTCCCGCCGTACGCGGCTACCGGCCCGCTGGGGCGCGCGAGGTGGTGATCGGTCCGTCGTGGCGTGGGTGGCTGCAACTCCCCAGGGGCGCGGGGAACTGCGCGACCGGCCACGACGCGCCCGCAGCCGCCCGACGACATGGTGAGGCACCCTCATAGGCGCCCCGCCCGCACCGACCCGGCACCTCCACAGGCGCCCGGACCACGACCTGACCGGGTGCCCCCTCAGGCGCACCCGGTTCGTTCAGGTCAGTCCGAGATGAGGCCCTCGCGCAGCTGTGCCAGCGTGCGGGTCAGCAGGCGCGAGACGTGCATCTGGGAGATGCCGACCTCCTCGCCGATCTGTGACTGCGTCATGTTGGCGAAGAAGCGCAGCATGATGATCTGCCGCTCACGGGGCGGGAGTTTGGCCAGCAGCGGCTTCAGGGACTCCCGGTACTCGACGCCCTCCAGAGCCGTGTCCTCGTAGCCGAGGCGGTCCGCGAGGGAGCCCTCGCCGCCGTCGTCCTCCGGGGCCGGGGAGTCCAGCGAGGAGGCGGTGTAGGCGTTGCCGACCGCGAGGCCGTCGACGACGTCCTCCTCGGACACGCCCAGCACGGAGGCGAGTTCGGCCACCGTCGGGGAGCGGTCCAGCTTCTGGGAGAGGTCGTCGCTGGCCTTGGTGAGGGCCAGCCGCAGCTCCTGGAGGCGGCGCGGGACGCGCACCGACCACGAGGTGTCGCGGAAGAACCGCTTGATCTCACCGACGACGGTCGGCATCGCGAACGTCGGGAACTCCACGCCGCGTTCGCAGTCGAAGCGGTCGATCGCCTTGATGAGGCCGATGGTGCCGACCTGGACGATGTCCTCCATCGGCTCGTTGCGCGAGCGGAAGCGGGCCGCCGCGTAGCGCACCAGCGGGAGGTTGAGTTCGATGAGGGTGTCCCGGACGTAGGCACGCTCCGGGCTGTTCTCGTCGAGTGCGGCGAGCCGCAGGAAGAGGGAGCGGGACAGGGTGCGGGTGTCGATGGCTCCGGACACCGTCGGGGGAGTCGGGAGGACCGGGGCCGGTGCGGCCTCGACGGCCGTGATGTCGTCGAGCACTGGCTCGGCCTCGCTCTTCATGAGCGTAAGCACCTTCGAGCTGCCCTGATCTGCGGACATGCCACCCCCTTTGGGTCGCGGGACGGTCGTGGCGAACGCCCCGTGGTGGAACGTCAGCCTTCACCTGAATACCGGAGCCGAAGCCTCGGCAAACGCGCTTCCCGCAGAATGTCACATGTCGGCAACACGCTGTAGTGACATGTCGACATGTGAGACCCGAATACGCCCTGGATAAAGGGGGTCTGACGGTTTTTCGGCACAGAAGTGTCGGGAACGGCGCTGGTGAGCGATTCGCTCGCGCCGGTTACGCCTCGATACTGCTTGCGAACTGCGGTGTTCCGGAACGTGCGACCGTGCGCCCCTTATGCATCGGCTAAGCGTCGATCCGATTGGCGGATCGCAGCCGCTGGAAGCTACGCGCGAGTAGCCTCGAAACGTGCATCTGCGAGACGCCGAGTTCCGCGCTGATTTGCGACTGGGTGAGATTGCTGTAGTAGCGCAGCAGCAGGATTCGCTGTTCCCGTTCCGGGAGTTGGACGAGCAGATGGCGGACCAGGTCGCGGTGCTCCACGCCGTCCAGCGCCGGGTCCTCGTAGCCGAGCCGGTCGAGCAGGCCCGGCAGTCCGTCGCCCTCCTGGGCCGCCTCGAGCGAGGTGGCGTGGTACGACCGTCCGGCCTCGATGCAGGACAGCACCTCGTCCTCGGTGATGCGCAGCCGCTCGGCGATCTCGGAGGTCGTCGGGGTCCGGCCGAAGGCGGTCGTCAGGTCCTCCGTCGCGCCGTTGACCTGCACCCACAGCTCGTGCAGCCGGCGCGGGACGTGGACCGTACGGACGTTGTCGCGGAAGTACCGCTTGATCTCGCCGACGACGGTCGGCATCGCGAAGGTCGGGAACTGCACGCCCCGGTCCGGGTCGAAGCGGTCGATCGCGTTGATGAGCCCGATGGTGCCGACCTGGATCACGTCCTCCATCGGCTCGTTCCGGGAGCGGAAGCGGGCGGCCGCGTAGCGCACGAGCGGGAGGTTGGCCTCGATGAGGGCCGCCCGCACCCGGCTGTGCTCCGGCGTGCCCGGCTGAAGCCCCTTCAACTGGCCGAAGAGCACCTGGGTGAGCGCCCGGGTGTCGGCGCCGCGGCTACGTGGAGCGGCCTCCTGGGGTGCCTCCTGGGGAGGCGCGGTACTGGCCGACACGGTCAACGCCACCTCTTCGTTGATCAACCCATCCGTCAAAAGCGGTCATAGCATCACAAGACATGTGCACTGTGTGCAAGCACCGCATACGTTGGGTTACGCCGTGTTGAGGGGCATGTCGGGGTGAAGGCGCAGAAAAGCCTCCCGCTGTTTCCGGCGGGAGGCTTCGGAGCGCTCGGGCTCAGTACGCGTAGTCCGCGATCACCCAGCTGGCGAACTCCTTCCACAGCGCCACGCCCGCCTGGTGCTCCGGGTGCTCGACGTACGTCCGCAGCGCGGTCGCGTCCTCGAAGCCGGAGTTGATGGCGAAGTCGTAGGCGATGGGCCGGTCGCTGAGATTCCAGCCCAGCTCCCAGAAGCGGATCTCGGGGATCTTGCCCTCCAGGGCGCGGAAGGCCTCGACTCCCGCCACCACGCGCGGGTCGTCGCGCTCGACGCCCTCGTCGAGCTTGAAGAGGACGAGATGGCGGATCATGGGCGCTCCCTCGGGTCTGTCAGTGCGCCCCGTCGGCCAGCCAGGTGAAGAAGTCGCCGACGGCCTTGGCGGCGTCCGATATGCCCTCGAACCCTATCTGCACGTAGTCGGCGGCCTTGGCCGGGTCCGTGATGATCACATACAGCACGAAGACCACGAGCACATAGACGGCGATCTTCTTTCCGTTCACCGCCACCGCGGCCTCCCCCGCTTCTGGTGAGTCTGTTCCTTCTGGGGCGCGAGTGTAACCGGGGTGATCAGTACGCACGAAGGGCCCCGTCTCTCGACGAGGCCCTTCTCAAGCGGTAGCGGAGGGATTTGAACCCTCGGTGACTTGCGCCACACTCGCTTTCGAGGCGAGCTCCTTCGGCCGCTCGGACACGCTACCGAGGGAGACCTTACAGCAAGGTGGGGCGTGCTTTGAAATCAGAATTCAGCGCTCGCGGAAGAACTCCGTGAGGAGTCCGGCGCACTCCTCCGCGAGGACACCTTCGATGACTTCGGGCCGGTGGTTGAGGCGCCGGTCGCGGACGACGTCCCACAGTGAACCGGCCGCGCCCGCCTTCTCGTCCCGGGCGCCGTAGACCACCCGGTCCACCCGGGACTGGACGATCGCGCCCGCGCACATCGTGCAGGGCTCCAGCGTGACGACAAGCGTGCAGCCGGCCAGCCGCCACTCGCCGAGCTCCGCCGCCGCCCTCCTGATGGCGAGGACCTCCGCGTGCGCGGTCGGGTCGCCGCCGGCCTCGCGTTCGTTGTGGCCGGCCGCGAGCACGGTCGTACCGTCCGGAGACAGTACGACGGCGCCCACCGGCACATCCGCGCCTGCCTTGCCGGCCTCCTCCAGGGCGAGCCGCATCGCGGCCCGCCAGCGGTCGCGCAGCGGGTCTGCCGCGGTGGTTCCGGTCAGCGGACGGTCTCCAGGACCTCCGAGGCGCCCAGGGACTCGGCGATCTCGTTGACGGCGTCCTCCGACAGGGACTTCAGCTGCTTCTCGCTGACCCCCAGGTCGTCGAGGACCTGGGCATCCCCGACCGGGCCGTGAGGCACGATTTCTCCGGAGACGCCCGCCTCGGCGGCGGTGTCGTCGTCGTCCTCGTCCTCACCGTCCTCGGTGCCGTCGAGGTCGAGGGCGTCGAGGTCCGGGTCGTCGTCGGGCTCCCTTCCGAGCAGTTCGTCGGTGAGCAGGATCTCGCCGTACGAGCTGCGGGCAGCGGCGGCGGCGTCCGAGACATAGATGCGAGGATCCTCCTCGCCGTCGATGCGGACGACGCCGAACCAAGCGTCTTCCTGCTCGATCAGTACGAGCACCGTGTCGTCCTCGGCCGCGGCTTCACGGGCGAGGTCGGCCAGATCCGACAGGGTCTCCACATCGTCGAGCTCTGTGTCGCTCGCTTCCCACCCGTCTTCGGTGCGCGCGAGCAGTGCGGCGAAGTACACCGTGACTCTCCCACTGGTCATAGGCGTGCCGGTTGGGGGTCCCCCCGGCGGAGGTTGCGGGCGGGGAGAGCTCGGCTCCGAGCCCCGCCCACTCGGAATCGTGGCAGAAACAAGGCGTTCAGGGGACGTCTTCGGCACCCTGTGTCCGGTGGTTTTGATCGCACGTGCGTCGGCACGTCGGTGAAGGACCACCAGCGCACTCGTCGCCGCCACGAGCGGGATCGTACGCGGCTTTCCCAAGGGCCCACGCACGGCCACCTGTTCAGCGCACCATCGGTGCGCCGCCGGGCTCGCGGGCGCGTGATCTTCCTTACCAGCGGAAAGTCCGCATACGCATCGCGTGTCGCAGTCGGGCAACCTTCGCCCGGCGCGGCTGCACCCGGTCGCGCAGTTCTCGGGCCTCCGCGAGATCGCGCAGGAACTGCGCGCGACGGCGTCGGCGCTCGGCGTCGGTCTCGGTCTCGTGTGACGACGGTTCGTGCTCAGGCAGGTCAGGCATCGGTTCACCACCCCAGTCCGTCCCTCCCACTTTCCCCCGGTCGGGCGGTTTGACGCCAGCGCGAGGGGGGGTGGTGGACCCGGCTACTGTTGTGGACATGCGTCTCCACGTCGTCGACCATCCGCTGGTCGCACACAAACTCACCGCGCTGCGCGACCAGCGCACCGACTCCGCGACCTTCCGTCGTCTCGCCGACGAGCTGGTCACCCTGCTCGCCTACGAGGCCACGCGCGACGTGCGCACCGAGGCGGTCGACATCCGCACGCCGGTCGCCCCCACGACCGGTGTGAAGCTGTCGTATCCGCGCCCGCTGGTGGTGCCGATCCTCCGTGCCGGGCTCGGCATGCTGGACGGCATGGTCCGGCTGCTGCCGACCGCCGAGGTGGGTTTCCTCGGCATGATCCGCAACGAGGAGACGCTGCAGGCCACCACGTACGCCGCGCGCATGCCGGAGGACCTCTCCGGGCGGCAGGTGTACGTCCTCGACCCGATGCTCGCGACCGGTGGCACCCTGGTCGCCGCGATCCGTGAGCTGATCAAGCGGGGCGCGGACGATGTGACGGCGGTGGTCCTGCTGGCCGCCCCGGAGGGCGTGGAGATCATGGAGCGCGAGCTGGCGGGCACTCCGGTCACGGTGGTCACGGCCGCGGTCGACGACCACCTCAACGAGCACGGCTACATCGTCCCGGGCCTCGGCGACGCGGGAGACCGCCTGTACGGCGCGGCCGAGTAGGGGGTGCCTGCGGGTTCGGTGGGGGCGGGCGTTGTGCGCAGTTCCCCGCGCCCCTGAATGCCTGCGGCGGCCCGTTTCGGCCTCGGTGGGGGCTGGTGTAGCGCCTGCGGTCCGGTGGGTGGGTCGGGGCCGGGGTGGGGGGTATCCGTCCTCGGTCCGGCGGCTCGGTCCCTTGAACAGGGCTCGGTAACGGACGCCGGCCGCTGCGGGCGGACACCCCCCACCCCGTCCCCTTGCCGCCGTACGCGGCCAACGGCCCGTCGGGGCGGGCGAGGTGGCGAACGGCCCGTCGTGGTGCGGGGGTGGGGATCGGTCCGTCGTGGTGCGGGTGACTGCAACTCCCCAGGGGCGCGGGGAACTGCGCGACCAGCCCCCACCGGCCCGCAGACGCGCAAGGACCCGGCGTGGCACCCCCACAGGCGCCCGGCCCAAGCCCAGCGCAGCTGCCCGCGGGGAACTGCGCGACCAGCCCCCACCGGCCCGCACCCGCCCTACGACATCAGGTGGCATCCCCGTAGGCACCCAGCCCTACGTCACCTCAGCAGCTCTTCTTCGACGCCGTCGGCTCGGGTGCGCTCAGCGCGGCCAGGGCCTTGTCCGCTGCCACCTTGCTGGTCAGGTTCTTGAAGGCCGTCCCGATGATCAGGTCGACCTCGGCGCCCTTGCGGGTGTCCGTGCGGGTCTCGGCGGAGGCCAGCTGCGTCGCGAGGACCGGCAGTGAGGTCTTGAGCGCGGACGACGGACCGAGCAGTACCCCCGTGCCCTTGACCTTCTTGTCGTAGGTCGCCGTCGCGTTGCCCACGTCGCCGATCTTGAAGCCCCGCTTCTTCAGTTCGTCCGCCGTCTTCTTGGCGAGCCCACCGCGAGCCGTGGCGTTCAGGACGTTGACGGTGATCTGGCCCGGCTTGGGGAGAGGGGCCACGGAGGCGGAGGGGGACGCGCCGGCCTTCGTCGTGCAGTCCCCCTTGGAGCCGACCGCGGAGGCCTCGTCCCCACCGCCCGTGAACACGTCGATGAGCTGGAGCGTGCCCCAGCCGACCAGGCTCAGCGCGGCGACGGAGGCCACCACGCCGAGCACGAGCCTGCCGCGCCGCCGGGGCCGACGCATCCGGGGGTACTTGTCGCCCGTGATCCGGTACTTACGGCCCATGCCGGGGGGCGTCAGCATGCTCATGGGCGCAGCGTAGTGCGCCAGGACGGCAATGCCTACTAGATGATCATTGACCACGGTGCAGGTGAACCCGAAAGGGTCAAACCTTCACGGCGCGGTCACTCAGTCCAGTTCGAGCACACGCGCGTGCAGCACCTGTCGCTGCTGGAGCGCCGCCCGCACCGCGCGGTGCAGCCCGTCCTCCAGGTACAGGTCACCCTGCCATTTCACGACGTGCGCGAACAGGTCGCCGTAGAACGTCGAGTCCTCGGCGAGCAGGGTCTCCAGATCGAGCTGGCCCTTGGTCGTCACCAGCTGATCGAGGCGGACCGGGCGCGGTGCGACGTCCGCCCACTGCCGGGTGCTTTCCCGGCCGTGGTCGGGGTACGGCCGGCCGTTTCCGATGCGCTTGAAGATCACACGGAAAGCCTACCGGTCAAGACCTTCCGGGCGCAGCCATGGCGACCGAGTGCGGTGCTGGAAAAAAGCCACGAAAGGGCTCGTAACGGGAGCAGGGGTTGGGGATGAGTGAGCGAAAGACCCCTCCGGAGGGCGTCACGGGGGCCGCCGCGGGAACCGCCGACCGGTCCATGCCGGAGGCACAGTCCGGCTCCTCCGCCCAGCCCCGGGAGGCCCTGAAGATCGCCTCCGGCTACGCCTTCACCGGGTCCGCCCTCGATCTGGGCGCGCTCATGTGGGGACGGCGTCTGTCTGCCGGACGCGCAGGTCAGGATCCCGCTGCCGTTGCTCAACCGGCGGGCGATGTCCCGGGGATCTCCGAACCGGGTGTGCGCAACGAGAAGGTGCAGGCCAGGGCCGCGGAAGTGCATCAGACGTGGGCCGCCACCGGGTGTCCCGCCGAGTTCCACGCCCTCGGCGGCATCGGTCACGGCACTCCCGTGCGGGCCACCGTCACCAGTTTCGGGCCGGTGCTGCTGTCCAAGGTGCTCCAGCGTCAGGGCCGTCGTGGCAGTACGGCCCGGAGGAGGCGGTAGCCCCGCCTCCTCCGGAGGATCAGCCGCGCTTCTCCGCTCTCAACGGCGGCTGCTTCTTCGTGCTCTGCGGTTTCGGCGCACTGCGTGCGGCCTCCGCGCGCAGCAGGGCGCGCAGGATCGCGTACGGGTCCTTGGACATGACGGTGTTCCTTGCGTGAGTGCTGAGCAGGCCTGGGGAAGCGGGCTCTGTCAGCAGCGCAGGACCACGGAACGCAGGGCGCGCGGCACGTACGGCGGCCGCGGCGACACCGGCACGGGGCGGTACGCCGGCACGCCGGGAGCCGTCTCCGGTCGCGGAGCGGGGCGCAGAGGTACGGCCGTTCGGTGGACGGCCCGGGCCGGTGACCGCACAGGGGTGTCGAGGACGTCGTACTCGACGAGCTCCCCGGCCGGTACGGGCGGCATCGCATGCGCCTGGAAATGCGCCCCGGGAACCAGCAGCGCGAGCAGCAGCACGAGCGTCCGCAGCCAGTCATGGCTGCACGGGGCACGTCGTACGGAACTCACACAGGTCGTCTCCCCGCCCGGCGCACGTGATTCATCACTTCGGCCGCGCGATTCACCCGGTCGCAGCAGTGCGCCCGTCGGTGGTGCGGAAGGTGACGCTCGCCGGTTCCCGTCCGGCGAGGCTGTGGCCGTCGGGAGGGCGGTGGTGTGGTGAGGGCGTGGCGGATCTCGGGCGTGGCTCGTCAGCGGTCGCGGGGCTCACCGGGTCGCGGCAGCACGCACACCGAGTTCGGCCATGAGCTTGTCCGATCGAGGTGGCTTGCCCGTCGATCGTGCGGCGGGGTTGTGGCCGTCGGTGGGGCGAGGGCGTGGCGGATGTCGGGGGTGGCGCCAGCGGGCGCCGTCCGTGGGTCTGACTCGTCAGAGGTCGCGGCAGCACGCATGCCGGTGATGGGGCGGCTGGGTGGCACCCATCGGTTCCCGGCCGGCGGGTGTGGCTCGTGATTCGGCTGCCCGGCGGCAGTGGCGGTGTGCCGAGGACCTGGGTGGCACTCGCCGGTCGCCTTCAGCCGTGGGATTCACCGGACCGGGGCATGACCGTGGAACACGCGTGTCGACAGCCGGGGCGGTCGCAGAGGTGGCGTCGCGGTCACAGCGTGCGCGGCACCTCTCGGGCCCGGGTGCGGATGGTGAGCGCGGTGATGATCTCGACGACGCCGACGACGACCAGCCAGATGCCGCCCACCAGGGTGAGCACGGCGACCGATTCGAAGGGGGAGTCGATCAGCACGATCCCGGCGGCGAAGGTGAGGACGCCGAGGAGGATCTGCCAGCCGCGGGCCGGCATCGACCGGTCGGACGCGGCGGCCAGGGTCTGGGTGATGCCGCGGATCAGCCAGCCGATGCCGATCCACAGGGCGAGCAGCAGGATCGACCGCATCGGGCCGCGCAGACAGAACAGGCCCAGCAGGATCGACAGAGCGCCGCTGATGAAGGCCAGGACGCGCAGGGCCGTCGTTCTGTGGGTGCCGAAGGCCGCGACCAGCTGGAAGACACCGCTGATCAGGAGGTAGACGCCGAAGAGGACACCGGCCACGAGCAGGGAGGCGTCGGGCCAGACCAGGACCAGAACGCCGAGGATCAGGGAGGCGGCGCCGGTGAGCAGGACGACCTGCCAGGCGGCCTGGGCGAGGGTGTGCAAGGGCCCCTCGAGGGGCGGTTCGGGCGCGTGCGGCGAGACGCCCGGCGGGCGGCCCGCGTGGACCTTGCGGTCGTTGAAGCGGTCGTCGAACTCGGTCATGGTCCATGCTGGGACCGCCGGACACCGCACTGCCACCGGGGCGGGCCACCCGGCTGACCGCGCTCCGCGTCGACTCCCTCTCGGCCAGATCCGCCGGACCGGCCCTAGGACTTCTTGGCCGCCTTCGCCGCCGCCTTCATCTCCTGCTTGTGCGCGCGGACCTTGGTCAGTGACTCGGGGCCGGTGATGTCGGCGACGGACCGGAAGGACTTCGGCTCGCCGTACGCGCCCGCGGCCTCGCGCCAGCCCTTCGGCTGAACGCCGAGCTGCTTGCCCAGCAACGCCAGGAAGATCTGTGCCTTCTGCTTCCCGAACCCCGGCAGCTCCTCCAGCCGGCGCAGCAGTTCGCGGCCGTCGGCCACGCCCTTCCAGACCAGCTCGGCCCGACCGTCGTAGTGCTCGACCAGGTACTGGCACAACTGCTGGATCCGCTTGGCCATCGAGCCGGGGTAGCGGTGCACGGCCGGCTTCTCGGAGAGCAGCGCGGCGAAGGCCTCCGGTTCCTGTGCGGCGATCTCGTGGGCGTCGAGGTCGTTCGCGCCGAGGCGGTCCGCGATGGTGCGGGGGCCCTTGAACGCCCACTCCATCGGGACCTGCTGGTCCAGCAGCATCCCGACCAGCGCGGCGAGCGGGGAGCGGCCGAGGAGCTCGTCGGCCTCGGGGTCCTGGGAGAGGTGAAGGGTGACGTCCATGCCCCCGATCATGCCTGCGCCGACGGCTCGCCTCTACCGGGAGCCGGCGGACTGCTCCCTCCAGTAGCCGAGCGCGTTCACCCGATCTTTGGCGACACCGAGATCCTTGCGGACGTACGACGACAGCGCCCTGGTCGTCGCCGTGTCGCAGGCGATCCACACATACGCGTCCGGGTGGCTCTTCAGCAGACCGGGCAGGTCCGCCTTCACCTGGGCGACCAGATGCGCGCCGGAGTCGAGGCGGAGGACCCGGCGGACCTCGTGGCGGGACGGGTCGGTGCGGAAGGGGAGGCCGTCGTCGCCGCCCTCGAACCAGACGGTCGCGGGGGAGGAGTCCAGGGCGCCGAGGAGGGAGTTGAGGGCGGGCAGGGAGGCCGGGTCGCCGATGGCGAAGACATGGGTGGGCTCGGGGTCGGGGCGCTCGAAGCCGGTTCCGTGGACGGTGGCCTCGACGGTGTCGCCGGGCTTCGCCGTCCGGGCCCAGTCGCTGGCCACGCCGTCGTGCAGCGCGAACTCCAGGCTGAAGGTGCCTGCCGCGGGGTCCGGGTCCACCAGGGTGTAGGCGCGCTGGTGCGGTTTGCCCGCCGCGGCGAACCACAGGCGCACCCACATCGTCGGGTGGACGCCGGTGACGGCAAGCATCCCGCCGTCGGTGAGGTGCACCCGCCGGTACGCGCCGGTGACGTCCTCGGCGCCGGTCACGGTGAACGTGAAGTCCTTCGCGCGCAGCAGCCTCAGGACCGCTCCCTCCCAGCCGTGCCCCTGCCCCATGACCTTTTCACCCCTCACGTACGATTCCCTCACCAGTAAACTTAGGTAAGCCTAACTTAAAGGGAAGCGGGTTCGAGGGTGAGTATCGAGATCTACCGCGACGCCTGGGGGATACCCCATCTCCGCGCGGGCAGCGCACATGAACTCGCCCGCGCCCAGGGCCGGGTCACCGCCCGCGACCGTGCCTGGCAGCTGGAGGTGGAACGGCATCGCGCGCAGGGCACCTCGGCCGCCTTCCTCGGTGCCGGGGCCCTGTCCTGGGACACCCTCGCGAGACGGGCCCGCCTGGACGACACGGCGAGACGCTGCTTCCAGGCGCTGGAGAGACGGGACCCGGAGACGGCCGACTGGGTGCGGGCGTACGTCGACGGCGTGAACGAGGAGCTGCCGGGCACGCGGGCCCCGGAGCTCGCCCGCGTCGGCCTCGCCCCCGGGCGCTGGGAGCCCTGGACCCCGCTCGGCGTCTGGCTCGCCACCCACATCCTGTTCGCCGGCTTCCCGGCCAAGCTCTGGCGGGACGAGGCGCTACGGCACCTGGGCCCGGACGCGGTCGGGCTGTTCGCCGCCGACGGCCCGGGCACCTCCGGCAGCAACGGCTGGCTGGTCGCCGGCGCCCGCACCACCACCGGCCATGCCGTCCTCGCGGGCGACCCGCACCGCTACATCGAGGATCCCGGCGTCTACCAGCAGATCCGGCTCGCCTGCCCCGAGTTCGA includes:
- a CDS encoding MFS transporter; its protein translation is MATTTPTGVRAHAKHGGGSTEYAPMTHRQIMEAISGLLLGMFVAILSSTIVTNALPHIISDLGGGQSAYTWVVTAALLSMTAATPLWGKLADLYSKKALVQIALVIYVLGSAAAGLSQNAGMLIACRVVQGIGVGGLSALAQIVMAAMISPRERGRYSGYLGATFAVATVGGPLLGGVITDTSWLGWRWCFYVGVPFAVLALIVLQKTLHLPVVKRDVKVDWGGAFFIAAAVSLLLVWVTFAGDKYDWVSWQTYAMVGGSIVLGLVFVLVESKVREPIIPLRLFRNRTITLASLASLFVGVAMFTGTVFFSQYFQLARDKSPTMSGVMTIPMIGGLFVSSTVSGQFITRTGRWKAWLVSGGVLVTAGLGLLGTSTYDTDYWKMAIFMALLGLGIGMMMQNLVLCTQNQVDPSDLGSASSTVTFFRSLGGAVGVSALGAVMSHRITHYVTDGVAALDPKYRAALSGSGSSTDSIPDLGKLPAPVRTLMESAYGHGIADVFLIAGALAAVAFLITLFIKEVPLKTKGALAQSAAEDAPAEAPAEAAAPAEAATPAEAGAPVGGHTPSWATTASDTEAAPDGTQRLSAVATLTRPEEPSAGSGGIPVRGFVRGNESAPVPQAAVTLISLAGRQLGRSVTQADGSYAVEAPSVGSYVLIASADGFQPQASTVLVNSEPVAYDVLLSGTSGLNGLVRAARSGEPVKDAMVIVTDVRGDLLATGTTGEQGEFAFGELVPGAVTVAVNAAGFRPRALPVEVGGTGVTRVEVDLDSGARLQGVVRAPHGPLADARVTLVDAAGNVVGTATTGTDGAYAFTDLDGGEYTVIATGYPPQATALTVNGPAVDGHDIELAHPGE
- a CDS encoding MarR family transcriptional regulator, whose amino-acid sequence is MAEQTRYEELIRQFSAFGAVKREIGRMMPSECPSGSAAVLTLLGRYGDMRMSRLSELLAVDMSVTSRHVAHVAERGWIERSPDPADKRSRILRLTPAGQALLDQLSRRTCQLLAERLSDWSDDEVAQLTALMARLRASFDDTRAHGPEPRPPVPPVLEQITRTPATTQ
- a CDS encoding RNA polymerase sigma factor SigF — its product is MSADQGSSKVLTLMKSEAEPVLDDITAVEAAPAPVLPTPPTVSGAIDTRTLSRSLFLRLAALDENSPERAYVRDTLIELNLPLVRYAAARFRSRNEPMEDIVQVGTIGLIKAIDRFDCERGVEFPTFAMPTVVGEIKRFFRDTSWSVRVPRRLQELRLALTKASDDLSQKLDRSPTVAELASVLGVSEEDVVDGLAVGNAYTASSLDSPAPEDDGGEGSLADRLGYEDTALEGVEYRESLKPLLAKLPPRERQIIMLRFFANMTQSQIGEEVGISQMHVSRLLTRTLAQLREGLISD
- a CDS encoding RNA polymerase sigma factor SigF encodes the protein MTDGLINEEVALTVSASTAPPQEAPQEAAPRSRGADTRALTQVLFGQLKGLQPGTPEHSRVRAALIEANLPLVRYAAARFRSRNEPMEDVIQVGTIGLINAIDRFDPDRGVQFPTFAMPTVVGEIKRYFRDNVRTVHVPRRLHELWVQVNGATEDLTTAFGRTPTTSEIAERLRITEDEVLSCIEAGRSYHATSLEAAQEGDGLPGLLDRLGYEDPALDGVEHRDLVRHLLVQLPEREQRILLLRYYSNLTQSQISAELGVSQMHVSRLLARSFQRLRSANRIDA
- a CDS encoding Dabb family protein, whose product is MIRHLVLFKLDEGVERDDPRVVAGVEAFRALEGKIPEIRFWELGWNLSDRPIAYDFAINSGFEDATALRTYVEHPEHQAGVALWKEFASWVIADYAY
- the tadA gene encoding tRNA adenosine(34) deaminase TadA, coding for MRLALEEAGKAGADVPVGAVVLSPDGTTVLAAGHNEREAGGDPTAHAEVLAIRRAAAELGEWRLAGCTLVVTLEPCTMCAGAIVQSRVDRVVYGARDEKAGAAGSLWDVVRDRRLNHRPEVIEGVLAEECAGLLTEFFRER